In Meiothermus ruber DSM 1279, the following proteins share a genomic window:
- a CDS encoding type I restriction endonuclease subunit R, translating to MTESVVEEAALAWLEAAGWQVVHGPEIAPDQPQAERADYGQVVLEQRLRDALVRLNPGLPAETLEDASRKLTQPEGSDLIQRNRALHRLLVNGVNVEYRDKDGEIRGAQARVIDFDNPANNDWLAVNQFSVVERGTLQRAPSMQRASTRRPDVVLFVNGLPLAVVELKNAADEDATIWTAWQQLQTYQAEIPSLFVPNAVLVISDGVEARVGVVGAGREWFKPWRTVAGDRLADSHVPELQVVLEGVFAPRRFLDLVRDFIVFEDDGSGRLIKKMAGYHQFHAVQVAVQETLRAALALREGRGGQSGDRRIGVVWHTQGSGKSLTMAFYAGRIIREPAMENPTLVVLTDRNDLDDQLYSTFARCHELLRQPPVQAESRAHLRELLSVQSGGVVFTTIQKFMPEEKGDRHPRLSERRNIVVIADEAHRSQYDFIDGFARHMRDALPNASFIGFTGTPIELQDANTRAVFGDYISIYDIQRAVEDGATVPIYYESRQAKLDLPEELKPKIDEEFEEVTEGEELERKEKLKSKWAQLEAIVGAERRLRLVAKDIVQHFEQRLEALDGKAMIVCMSRRICVELYREIVRLRPQWHHDDDDKGAIKIVMTGSASDPPDWQPHIRNKPRREALAKRFRDPEDAFKLVIVRDMWLTGFDAPSLHTMYLDKPMRGHGLMQAIARVNRVFRDKPGGLVVDYLGLATELKAALATYTESGGTGRTALNQEEAVALMREKYEICRGLFYGFDWSRWVTGTPAERLSLLPAAQEHILAQENGKDRLLRAARELSQAFALAVPHEEALRIRDDVAFFQAVQAVLAKRAPGQARPEEELEQAVRQIIARAVAPEGVVDIFAAAGLKRPDISILSDEFLSEVRGMPQKNLAVELLQKLLKGEIRARGQKNLVQARSFAEMLERTIRRYQNRAIEAAQVIEELIALARDMREANARGEKLGLSEDELAFYDALEANDSAVKVLGDATLREIARELVQTVRNNVTLDWTLRENVRAQLRVLVKRTLRKYGYPPDKQEKATQTVLEQAALLSAQWAA from the coding sequence ATGACCGAATCTGTCGTTGAAGAAGCCGCCCTGGCCTGGCTCGAGGCCGCCGGTTGGCAGGTGGTACACGGCCCCGAGATTGCCCCCGACCAGCCCCAGGCCGAGCGGGCCGACTATGGTCAGGTGGTGCTCGAGCAGCGGCTGCGCGATGCGCTGGTGCGGCTTAACCCTGGGCTGCCTGCAGAGACGCTGGAGGACGCCTCCCGCAAGCTCACCCAGCCTGAGGGTTCAGACCTAATCCAACGAAACCGCGCCCTGCACCGCCTGCTGGTGAATGGCGTAAACGTGGAGTACCGCGACAAGGACGGCGAGATTCGCGGCGCACAGGCCAGAGTAATTGATTTTGACAACCCAGCCAACAACGACTGGCTGGCGGTCAATCAGTTCAGCGTTGTGGAGAGGGGTACGTTGCAACGTGCCCCATCTATGCAACGTGCCTCAACCCGCCGCCCCGACGTGGTGCTGTTCGTCAATGGCCTACCGCTGGCAGTAGTGGAGCTGAAGAACGCTGCCGACGAAGACGCGACAATCTGGACGGCGTGGCAGCAGCTCCAGACCTACCAGGCCGAAATCCCCTCGCTCTTTGTGCCCAACGCGGTGCTGGTGATTTCCGATGGGGTGGAGGCGCGCGTGGGGGTGGTGGGGGCAGGGCGGGAGTGGTTCAAGCCCTGGCGCACGGTGGCTGGCGATCGCCTGGCCGACAGCCACGTGCCCGAGTTGCAGGTGGTGCTCGAGGGGGTGTTCGCACCGCGGCGCTTCCTCGACCTGGTGCGCGACTTCATCGTGTTTGAGGATGACGGCAGCGGACGATTGATCAAGAAAATGGCGGGTTATCACCAGTTCCACGCGGTGCAGGTGGCAGTACAGGAAACGCTGCGGGCGGCCCTGGCCTTGCGCGAGGGTAGGGGGGGCCAGTCGGGCGACCGGCGCATCGGCGTGGTCTGGCACACCCAGGGCTCGGGTAAAAGCCTGACCATGGCGTTTTACGCCGGGCGCATCATCCGCGAACCCGCCATGGAGAACCCCACCCTGGTGGTGCTCACCGACCGCAACGACCTCGACGACCAGCTTTACAGCACCTTTGCGCGTTGCCACGAGTTGCTGCGCCAGCCGCCGGTGCAGGCCGAAAGCCGCGCCCACCTGCGCGAGCTGCTCTCGGTGCAGTCGGGCGGGGTGGTCTTCACCACCATCCAGAAGTTCATGCCCGAAGAGAAAGGCGACCGCCACCCGCGGCTTTCCGAGCGGCGCAACATCGTGGTTATTGCCGACGAAGCCCATCGCAGCCAGTACGACTTCATAGATGGCTTTGCCCGCCATATGCGCGACGCCCTGCCCAACGCCTCTTTTATCGGCTTCACCGGAACCCCCATCGAGCTTCAGGATGCCAATACCCGCGCGGTGTTTGGCGATTACATCAGCATCTACGACATCCAGCGCGCCGTGGAGGACGGGGCCACCGTGCCCATCTATTACGAAAGCCGCCAGGCCAAGCTTGACCTGCCTGAGGAACTCAAGCCGAAGATTGATGAGGAATTCGAGGAAGTTACCGAGGGGGAGGAACTCGAGCGCAAGGAGAAGCTCAAGAGCAAGTGGGCGCAGCTCGAGGCCATCGTGGGTGCGGAAAGGCGGCTGCGCCTGGTGGCGAAGGATATTGTCCAGCACTTCGAACAGCGGCTCGAGGCCTTGGACGGCAAGGCCATGATTGTCTGCATGAGCCGTCGCATTTGCGTGGAACTCTACCGCGAGATTGTGCGCCTGAGGCCCCAGTGGCATCACGACGACGACGACAAAGGCGCGATCAAGATCGTGATGACCGGCTCCGCTTCCGACCCACCCGACTGGCAGCCGCACATCCGCAACAAGCCCCGCCGCGAAGCGCTGGCTAAGCGTTTCCGCGATCCCGAAGATGCCTTCAAGCTGGTCATTGTGCGCGACATGTGGCTTACCGGCTTCGACGCGCCCAGCCTGCACACCATGTACCTGGACAAGCCCATGCGTGGACACGGCCTGATGCAGGCCATCGCGCGGGTAAACCGGGTCTTCCGCGACAAGCCCGGCGGGCTGGTGGTGGATTACCTGGGGCTGGCTACCGAGCTAAAAGCCGCGCTGGCTACCTACACCGAGAGCGGCGGCACCGGACGCACCGCGCTCAATCAGGAAGAAGCGGTGGCGCTCATGCGCGAGAAATACGAGATTTGCCGTGGCCTTTTTTACGGCTTCGACTGGTCGAGGTGGGTTACGGGCACGCCGGCGGAACGGCTGAGCCTTCTGCCTGCCGCGCAGGAGCACATCCTCGCTCAGGAGAACGGCAAGGATCGGCTGCTGCGTGCGGCGCGCGAGCTGTCACAAGCGTTCGCGCTGGCTGTGCCGCATGAAGAGGCCCTGCGCATCCGAGACGACGTGGCCTTCTTCCAGGCCGTGCAAGCGGTGCTGGCTAAACGCGCGCCAGGCCAGGCACGGCCCGAGGAGGAACTCGAGCAGGCCGTGCGCCAGATAATCGCCCGTGCGGTGGCACCCGAGGGTGTGGTGGACATTTTCGCAGCAGCGGGGCTCAAGAGGCCGGACATCTCCATACTCTCCGATGAGTTTTTGTCCGAGGTGCGGGGGATGCCGCAGAAAAACCTGGCGGTAGAGCTATTGCAAAAGCTGCTTAAAGGAGAGATTCGGGCTCGAGGACAGAAGAACCTGGTGCAGGCCAGGTCGTTTGCCGAGATGCTCGAGCGAACCATCCGCCGTTACCAGAACCGGGCCATCGAGGCCGCCCAGGTGATTGAAGAACTCATCGCGCTCGCCAGGGATATGCGCGAAGCCAATGCCCGTGGCGAGAAACTCGGCTTATCCGAGGACGAACTGGCCTTCTACGATGCCCTCGAGGCCAACGACAGCGCGGTCAAGGTGCTGGGCGACGCAACCTTGCGGGAAATTGCCCGTGAACTGGTTCAGACGGTGCGCAACAATGTAACCCTCGACTGGACCTTGCGTGAGAATGTGCGGGCGCAGTTGCGCGTGCTGGTCAAACGCACGCTGCGCAAATACGGCTACCCACCCGACAAGCAGGAGAAAGCCACCCAGACGGTACTGGAGCAAGCTGCGCTACTGTCGGCGCAGTGGGCAGCCTAG
- a CDS encoding DUF1501 domain-containing protein, producing the protein MNRRDFIQKSLLTLALGQGAPSLLSKTALAAQSKDKILVVVNLFGGNDQLNTLIPYRNELYYRLRPNIAIKREEVLDLGANGERLGLHPALRPLMQMWNNGELAVIPQVGYPNPNRSHFISTSIWHTADPSRRLETGWLGRWGDLQDDPFCDTFLGGATPQAQTGERRSAPAISSIDTFSIRLPRPFEEAFEREAQRVRSGTAEEVRRAMLSLRGALDRVGQLRQVRNQAQYPDNAFGRSMADIARMIAGGLGSSVYYTTLGGWDTHAGQPPRQAELLGYVAQALAAFRADLRAIGRDKDVMVMVFSEFGRQVAENASFGTDHGEGGLMLVLGGGIRGGLYGSEPNLEDLELNALKYQTDFRNVYATALQWIAANPQQVLGGDFQPLRLI; encoded by the coding sequence ATGAACCGACGCGACTTTATCCAGAAATCCTTGCTCACGCTGGCCCTGGGCCAGGGGGCCCCTTCGCTGCTCTCGAAAACCGCCCTGGCCGCCCAGTCCAAAGACAAAATCCTGGTGGTGGTCAACCTGTTTGGCGGCAACGACCAGCTCAATACCCTCATCCCCTACCGCAACGAGCTCTACTACCGCCTGCGCCCCAACATCGCCATCAAGCGAGAGGAGGTGCTCGACCTGGGCGCCAACGGTGAGCGCCTGGGCCTGCACCCCGCCCTGAGGCCCCTGATGCAGATGTGGAACAACGGCGAACTGGCGGTGATCCCCCAGGTGGGCTACCCCAACCCCAACCGCAGCCACTTTATCTCCACCTCCATCTGGCACACCGCCGACCCCAGCCGCCGGCTGGAAACCGGCTGGCTGGGCCGCTGGGGCGACCTGCAGGACGACCCCTTCTGCGATACCTTTCTGGGCGGGGCCACCCCCCAGGCCCAGACGGGCGAGCGCCGCAGCGCGCCGGCCATCAGCAGCATCGATACCTTCAGCATCCGGCTGCCCCGGCCTTTCGAGGAGGCCTTTGAGCGGGAGGCCCAGCGGGTGCGCAGCGGCACCGCCGAAGAGGTGCGCCGGGCCATGCTCTCGCTGCGCGGCGCCCTGGACAGGGTGGGGCAGCTACGCCAGGTTCGGAACCAGGCCCAGTACCCCGACAACGCCTTTGGCCGCAGCATGGCCGATATCGCCCGCATGATTGCCGGCGGACTGGGCAGCAGCGTTTACTACACCACCCTGGGGGGCTGGGATACCCACGCCGGGCAGCCCCCGCGCCAGGCCGAGCTGCTGGGGTATGTGGCCCAGGCCCTGGCCGCTTTCAGGGCCGACCTGAGGGCCATTGGCCGGGATAAGGACGTCATGGTGATGGTGTTTAGCGAGTTCGGGCGCCAGGTGGCGGAAAACGCCTCGTTTGGCACCGACCACGGGGAGGGTGGGCTGATGCTGGTGCTGGGCGGTGGTATTCGGGGCGGGCTGTACGGCAGCGAGCCCAACCTGGAAGACCTCGAGCTCAACGCGCTCAAGTACCAGACCGATTTCCGCAACGTCTACGCCACCGCCTTGCAGTGGATTGCCGCCAACCCCCAGCAGGTGTTGGGGGGCGATTTCCAGCCCCTGCGCCTGATTTAG
- a CDS encoding DUF1800 domain-containing protein has translation MARPLSFSNATHLLRRAAARGRKEEAQQLTEMGLEPAVDFLLRDPAPAPSYRTAATRNERGQQHREISQLWLNHWLTTPTPAAERLVLFWHGHLTSEFRETMGAQGIDFWQQFATFRQLGYGPYGDLLKAIARNPVMLLYLNNAQSRKEHPNQNWARELLELYTLGPGHYTEQDILEAARAFTGWTVRLSGNQRPREASANVAFEFVFNRNWHDPGEKTFLGRRVRTGDEVLEILIEHPQTYLFVARKLLRFYLCPEPPENLVQEGARVFRAEGTRGFLRWLFTHEAFYSPAYRNALIKSPLEYLIGLWYAAGIEQVNFEERPGRALYLSLAAMGQIPFDPPNVAGWDGGRAWLAESPFLTRLNLLAGFAGRERRLDLEVFMDGADGALSLVKPEAQLL, from the coding sequence ATGGCCCGTCCCCTCAGTTTTTCCAACGCCACCCACCTGCTACGCCGCGCTGCTGCACGGGGGCGCAAGGAGGAAGCCCAGCAGTTGACCGAAATGGGCCTCGAGCCTGCCGTAGACTTCCTGCTGCGCGACCCGGCCCCGGCCCCCAGCTACCGCACCGCGGCAACCCGCAACGAACGCGGTCAGCAGCACCGCGAGATCAGCCAGCTCTGGCTCAACCACTGGCTCACCACCCCCACCCCGGCCGCCGAGCGCCTGGTGCTGTTCTGGCACGGCCACCTGACCTCCGAGTTTCGCGAGACCATGGGGGCCCAGGGCATCGATTTCTGGCAGCAGTTCGCCACCTTCCGGCAACTGGGGTATGGCCCCTACGGCGACCTGCTGAAGGCCATCGCCCGCAACCCGGTGATGCTGCTCTACCTCAACAACGCCCAAAGCCGCAAGGAACACCCCAACCAGAACTGGGCTCGAGAGCTTCTGGAGCTTTACACCCTGGGGCCCGGCCACTACACCGAGCAGGACATCCTCGAGGCCGCCCGTGCCTTCACCGGCTGGACGGTGCGCCTCTCCGGCAACCAGCGGCCCCGTGAGGCCAGCGCCAACGTGGCCTTTGAGTTCGTCTTCAACCGCAACTGGCACGACCCCGGCGAAAAAACCTTCCTGGGCCGACGCGTCCGCACCGGCGACGAGGTGCTCGAGATCCTGATTGAGCACCCCCAGACCTACCTTTTTGTGGCCCGCAAGCTGCTGCGCTTCTACCTGTGCCCCGAGCCACCCGAGAACCTGGTGCAGGAGGGGGCCCGGGTCTTCCGCGCCGAGGGCACCCGTGGGTTCTTGCGCTGGCTCTTCACCCACGAGGCGTTCTATAGCCCGGCCTACCGCAACGCCCTCATCAAAAGCCCCCTGGAATATCTGATTGGGCTGTGGTACGCCGCCGGTATCGAACAGGTGAACTTTGAAGAACGGCCCGGACGGGCCCTCTACCTGTCCCTGGCGGCTATGGGTCAGATTCCCTTCGACCCACCCAATGTGGCCGGATGGGATGGCGGGCGGGCCTGGCTGGCTGAGTCGCCCTTCCTGACCCGGCTCAACCTGCTGGCTGGCTTTGCCGGCCGCGAACGGCGCCTCGACCTCGAGGTCTTCATGGACGGCGCCGACGGGGCCTTGTCGCTGGTCAAACCGGAAGCACAGCTACTGTAA
- a CDS encoding transposase, producing the protein MKYNPDKHHRRSVRLKGYDYTQAGAYFITICAQNRECLFGDVVDGEMRLNEIGLIVRDEWLKTAILRPSVVLDEYVVMPNHIHGVIIITDDCRGTLHGRGTLHGRGTLHGRGTLQRAPTIEQFGKPTSNSIPTIVRLFKSATTKRINEHRGTPGMPVWQRNYYEHIIRNDASLNRIRQYIVNNPIKWGLDRENPVVGVGLE; encoded by the coding sequence GTGAAATACAACCCCGACAAACACCACCGCCGCAGCGTTCGCCTGAAGGGGTACGACTACACCCAGGCGGGGGCGTATTTCATCACCATATGCGCGCAGAATCGCGAATGTTTGTTTGGGGATGTGGTGGACGGGGAAATGCGGTTGAATGAAATTGGCCTGATTGTCCGGGATGAATGGTTGAAAACGGCCATTTTGCGGCCGTCCGTGGTGTTGGATGAATACGTTGTGATGCCCAATCATATCCACGGCGTCATCATCATCACCGATGATTGTAGGGGCACGTTGCATGGTAGGGGCACGTTGCATGGTAGGGGCACGTTGCATGGTAGGGGCACGTTGCAACGTGCCCCTACCATCGAACAATTCGGCAAACCCACATCGAATTCCATTCCGACAATCGTTCGTTTATTCAAATCCGCCACAACCAAACGCATCAACGAACACCGCGGCACGCCCGGTATGCCCGTTTGGCAACGCAATTATTACGAACACATCATCCGCAACGATGCATCCCTGAATCGCATTCGCCAATACATCGTGAATAACCCCATAAAATGGGGATTGGATAGGGAAAATCCGGTTGTCGGGGTGGGGTTGGAATAG
- a CDS encoding biotin transporter BioY produces MNPTQSLPYLPLSKSLFPARSWQRDLLLVLGGSFLLALLSQAVIPLQPVPITLQTLGVLLVGAALGSRLGFLAVVAYLLEGLVLPVFAGGATWFHPRIAFTAGYLLAFPLAAYLVGYLVERYGTDRSALKTFGAMLLASLLIYAIGVTWLGFALAGAGRYSGVWGVLQAGMIPFLLGDLIKAAIAAALLPTAWRLIGR; encoded by the coding sequence ATGAACCCAACCCAAAGCCTACCCTATCTACCCCTCTCGAAGTCGCTTTTTCCGGCCCGGAGCTGGCAGCGCGATCTGCTGCTGGTACTGGGAGGTAGCTTTTTGCTGGCGCTCTTGTCCCAGGCGGTGATCCCCTTGCAGCCGGTGCCCATCACCCTGCAGACCCTGGGGGTGCTGTTGGTGGGGGCTGCGCTGGGTAGCCGGCTGGGCTTTCTGGCGGTGGTGGCGTACCTGCTCGAGGGCCTGGTGCTGCCGGTGTTTGCGGGGGGGGCCACCTGGTTCCACCCGCGCATCGCCTTTACCGCCGGTTACCTGCTGGCCTTCCCCCTGGCGGCCTACCTGGTGGGCTACCTGGTTGAGCGCTACGGCACCGACCGCAGCGCGCTCAAGACCTTTGGGGCCATGCTGCTGGCCAGCCTGCTCATCTACGCCATCGGCGTGACCTGGCTGGGCTTCGCGCTGGCAGGCGCGGGGCGCTACAGCGGGGTCTGGGGGGTGCTACAAGCCGGGATGATCCCCTTTTTGCTGGGTGACCTGATCAAAGCCGCCATCGCTGCGGCCCTGCTCCCTACCGCCTGGCGCTTGATCGGCCGGTAG
- a CDS encoding biotin--[acetyl-CoA-carboxylase] ligase, protein MSALLNHLHERFQSGEALASALGVSRTAVWKQVVELRKAGYPVETQKGRGYRLAPGSPTPAALEALRKGSFGAFYAYLGTVESTQEVLKNWALDGAEEGAVVLAERQLKGRGRRGRAWASEPGKSLTFSVLLRPALPLSALPLLPLAAGLALREACGLGGLKWPNDLLSPDGRKLAGVLLEAQVSGEEVAWVLLGIGLNVHRGVLPDGAAALEEFLEVSRVQLLARLLEHLEARYTQLRDPPALLRDYRAMSYTLGQRVRVATARGVLEGQAIDIAADGALVVQSADTTHHIGAGDVELIGFLGGSR, encoded by the coding sequence GTGTCGGCCTTGCTGAACCACCTGCACGAGCGCTTCCAGAGCGGTGAGGCGCTGGCGTCGGCCTTGGGAGTAAGCCGCACGGCGGTCTGGAAGCAGGTAGTGGAGCTCCGTAAGGCTGGTTACCCGGTGGAGACCCAGAAGGGCCGGGGCTACCGCCTGGCCCCGGGAAGCCCCACCCCAGCCGCCCTCGAGGCCCTGCGAAAGGGTAGCTTTGGGGCCTTTTACGCCTATCTGGGTACGGTGGAAAGCACCCAGGAGGTACTCAAAAACTGGGCCCTGGACGGGGCCGAGGAAGGGGCGGTGGTGCTGGCCGAGCGGCAGCTCAAAGGCCGGGGCCGCCGCGGGCGGGCCTGGGCCAGCGAACCGGGTAAGAGCCTGACCTTTTCGGTTTTGCTGCGCCCGGCGTTGCCCCTGTCTGCGCTGCCCCTGCTGCCCCTGGCCGCGGGCCTGGCCCTGCGCGAGGCCTGTGGGCTGGGGGGGCTCAAGTGGCCCAACGACCTCCTGAGCCCCGATGGCCGCAAGCTGGCAGGGGTGCTGCTGGAAGCCCAGGTGAGTGGGGAAGAGGTGGCCTGGGTGCTTTTGGGCATCGGTCTCAATGTGCACCGGGGGGTGCTTCCCGATGGCGCGGCGGCCCTGGAGGAGTTCTTGGAGGTGAGCCGCGTCCAGCTTCTGGCGCGCCTGCTGGAGCATCTGGAGGCCCGCTATACCCAGCTTCGCGACCCGCCGGCACTTTTGCGGGACTACCGGGCCATGAGCTACACCCTGGGGCAGCGGGTGCGGGTGGCTACCGCGCGGGGTGTGCTCGAGGGCCAGGCCATCGATATTGCCGCGGATGGGGCCCTGGTGGTGCAAAGCGCAGACACAACCCACCACATCGGGGCGGGTGATGTGGAACTGATCGGTTTTTTAGGAGGAAGCAGATGA
- a CDS encoding heme/hemin ABC transporter substrate-binding protein has product MKQIVIGLGLCLLGCGLAQPFTVKDARGQTITVRSIERIVSLNGVTTEILFALGVGDRVVGRDTSSYYPASVNKLPTVGYQFQLNTEGILSLRPTLVLGREDVRPPTVFDQLAAAGVTVVRVPDKPSLEGAKEKIRTIAAAVGRVERGEELVRRLERDLLVLRSKQRQATTRKQLKGIFLYLRGTNVTYVCGQGSNPVGMMELAGIANAAKGIQNCQQMTAEAVIAAQPDVFVVFTAGLESIGGLEGLRKLPGVMQTPAGQNGRVVAIDDLYLGGFGPRAGRAALDLFVGAYERSGLYIAGAQE; this is encoded by the coding sequence GTGAAACAGATCGTTATCGGATTGGGGCTTTGCTTGTTGGGCTGCGGGCTGGCCCAGCCCTTTACCGTCAAGGATGCAAGGGGTCAAACCATCACGGTGCGTTCCATCGAGCGGATCGTCTCGCTCAACGGGGTTACCACCGAGATTCTCTTTGCCCTGGGGGTGGGGGATCGGGTGGTGGGCCGTGATACCAGCAGCTACTACCCGGCCAGCGTAAATAAGCTGCCCACGGTGGGCTACCAGTTCCAGCTCAACACGGAAGGCATTCTTTCCTTGCGCCCCACCCTGGTGCTGGGCCGGGAGGATGTGCGCCCCCCAACCGTTTTTGATCAGCTAGCGGCTGCTGGGGTCACGGTGGTGCGGGTGCCGGACAAGCCCAGCCTCGAGGGGGCCAAGGAGAAAATCCGCACGATTGCAGCGGCGGTGGGTCGGGTTGAGCGCGGCGAGGAGCTGGTGCGTCGTCTCGAGCGCGACCTGCTGGTGTTGCGTTCCAAGCAACGCCAGGCCACCACACGCAAACAGCTTAAAGGCATCTTCCTGTACCTGCGTGGCACCAACGTCACCTATGTTTGCGGCCAGGGTTCCAACCCGGTGGGGATGATGGAGCTGGCTGGTATTGCCAATGCGGCCAAAGGTATCCAGAACTGCCAGCAGATGACCGCAGAGGCGGTGATTGCCGCCCAGCCCGATGTTTTTGTGGTATTCACCGCCGGTCTGGAGAGCATTGGTGGGTTGGAGGGTTTGCGTAAGCTGCCCGGGGTAATGCAGACCCCCGCCGGTCAGAACGGCCGGGTGGTGGCTATCGACGACCTGTACCTGGGCGGTTTTGGGCCCAGGGCGGGGCGGGCTGCGCTGGATTTGTTTGTGGGCGCTTATGAACGCAGCGGACTTTATATCGCCGGAGCCCAGGAGTAG
- a CDS encoding antibiotic biosynthesis monooxygenase family protein, whose protein sequence is MFITMNRIPVNPAYAELFEQNFRERARLVDRMPGFIRNLVLRPQKPDQPYVVMTFWESEQHFKNWVESPEFKQGHARSGTLPREVFMGHSSLETFEVFTDSAALEATTS, encoded by the coding sequence ATGTTCATCACCATGAACCGCATACCGGTCAACCCCGCGTATGCCGAACTGTTTGAGCAAAATTTCCGCGAGCGGGCCCGTCTGGTCGACCGCATGCCGGGCTTTATCCGCAACCTGGTGCTGCGCCCGCAGAAGCCCGATCAACCCTATGTGGTCATGACCTTCTGGGAAAGCGAACAGCACTTCAAAAACTGGGTGGAAAGCCCCGAGTTCAAGCAGGGGCATGCCAGAAGTGGAACCCTGCCCCGCGAAGTGTTTATGGGGCATAGCTCGCTGGAAACCTTTGAGGTGTTCACTGATTCGGCCGCGCTCGAGGCCACAACTTCTTAG
- a CDS encoding Gfo/Idh/MocA family protein, translating into MKRNKEFANRLHALTPKFAYIPQEDRFLMNPGPLKYRFNVIGVGVNGQEHIRVTLLEGRCTVHGVYDPNPSSVEAARRIKAQFTEEPLVVYESLEAACHDPAVDGLIICTPNHTHLEVLKVAAQSGKHILLEKPMATNLPDAYEIWQIAQNYPRVLQIGLQYRFKPIYVEAIHEAKERKSLGEIKTITILEHREPFLDKVKQWNKFSKYSGGTLVEKCCHYFDLFNLFAESRPVSVYASGSQAVNFRDFEYGGEKSDILDNAFVIVEYANGIRANFNLCMFAPMVYEEIVICGDEGRLKASEGVNGQAYSKWENYLEVICLPDRTSRTMTPSYPALIEESGHSGATYYEHLRWIEAMDGLPSKAATAEEGFWSVVVGVAAEESVKRGEKVWVKELLEANGLGHLV; encoded by the coding sequence ATGAAACGCAACAAGGAGTTTGCCAACCGCCTCCACGCGCTCACGCCCAAGTTTGCCTACATCCCGCAGGAAGACCGCTTCCTGATGAACCCCGGCCCCCTCAAGTACCGCTTCAACGTGATTGGGGTGGGGGTAAACGGGCAGGAGCACATCCGGGTGACGCTGCTCGAGGGCCGCTGTACCGTTCACGGCGTCTACGATCCCAACCCCAGTAGCGTGGAGGCCGCCCGGCGCATCAAGGCCCAGTTCACCGAGGAACCCCTGGTGGTCTACGAGAGCCTCGAGGCCGCCTGCCACGACCCCGCGGTGGACGGGCTGATCATCTGCACCCCCAACCACACCCACCTGGAGGTGCTGAAGGTGGCCGCCCAGTCGGGCAAGCACATCCTCTTGGAAAAACCCATGGCCACCAACCTACCGGACGCCTACGAGATCTGGCAGATTGCGCAGAATTACCCCAGGGTGCTGCAAATCGGCCTGCAGTACCGCTTCAAGCCCATCTACGTGGAGGCCATCCACGAGGCCAAGGAACGCAAAAGCCTGGGCGAGATCAAGACCATCACCATCCTCGAGCACCGCGAGCCTTTCCTGGACAAAGTGAAGCAGTGGAACAAGTTTTCCAAGTACTCCGGCGGCACCCTGGTGGAGAAGTGCTGCCACTACTTCGATTTGTTCAATCTGTTCGCCGAGTCGCGCCCGGTGAGCGTGTACGCCTCGGGCAGCCAGGCGGTCAACTTCCGCGACTTCGAGTACGGCGGGGAGAAGTCGGACATCCTGGACAACGCCTTTGTGATTGTGGAGTACGCCAACGGCATCCGGGCCAACTTTAATCTGTGCATGTTCGCGCCCATGGTCTACGAGGAAATTGTCATCTGTGGCGACGAAGGCCGGCTCAAGGCCAGCGAGGGCGTGAACGGGCAGGCCTACTCCAAGTGGGAAAACTACCTCGAGGTCATCTGCCTCCCCGACCGCACCTCCCGCACCATGACCCCCAGCTACCCCGCCCTGATCGAGGAGAGCGGCCACAGCGGGGCCACCTACTACGAGCACCTGCGCTGGATCGAGGCCATGGACGGTTTACCCAGCAAGGCCGCCACCGCCGAAGAGGGCTTCTGGAGCGTGGTGGTGGGGGTGGCCGCCGAGGAGTCGGTGAAGCGGGGGGAGAAGGTGTGGGTGAAGGAGTTGCTCGAGGCAAATGGGTTGGGGCATCTGGTCTAG